A DNA window from Candidatus Poribacteria bacterium contains the following coding sequences:
- the lnt gene encoding apolipoprotein N-acyltransferase yields the protein MNSPSLWARFCVPPWQPRALACLSGVLVTLALPDWNLAPLGWVALVPLLSAVSSARSLTGAVRLGWLSGFAGFLGTIGWLYSLGPYTGLPLPWGWVASSGGAILLAAYLALYVALFAVLTRWLLPESGWRFVFGVPVLWVTAEWLRGWVITGFPWGALGTTQWNLLPIAQAASLGGVPLISFGLALIGATVINAARRRTSRRAMAYESLPAAILTAFLLAHGFYALSESRTPVDTVRVAIVPGNIPQGERWSRELLESNFDDYLALMGKAGDARIDLLALPETSLLLPYLDPRQQERVTALLREKQMPLLFGTPRVSRRGTLREGYNAAVLLDANGQFVDEYYKQHLVPFGEYVPLREYLPKFLVEDVIGVADYNFGKQSNVLTLARADRPAIRLGVPICFESVFPNISREFVRNGANVLAILTNDGWYDGTAAAGQHNAFAVFRAIETRRAIIRAANRGISCFVEPTGRIRPQRVLPHDQASMIVDDVPLFDGMTVYSRWGDWVSMATAITTALLFGLRAFRLRTATPADPPPTSKGEARRGKSSHD from the coding sequence CCGGCGTGCTCGTCACGCTTGCTCTGCCGGACTGGAACCTGGCTCCGCTCGGTTGGGTCGCGCTCGTGCCGCTCCTGTCCGCCGTCTCGTCTGCGCGGAGCCTGACCGGCGCGGTTCGACTCGGGTGGCTCAGCGGGTTCGCTGGGTTCCTGGGTACCATCGGGTGGCTATACAGCTTGGGACCCTATACCGGGCTGCCGCTGCCGTGGGGTTGGGTCGCCAGCAGCGGCGGGGCGATCCTGCTCGCGGCTTACCTCGCGCTCTATGTCGCGCTATTCGCCGTGCTGACGCGTTGGCTCCTGCCCGAGTCGGGTTGGCGCTTCGTCTTCGGCGTTCCCGTGCTGTGGGTAACCGCCGAATGGCTGCGTGGGTGGGTCATTACCGGGTTCCCATGGGGAGCCCTCGGAACGACCCAGTGGAATCTGCTGCCCATCGCACAGGCGGCGAGCCTCGGCGGCGTGCCGCTCATCAGCTTCGGGCTCGCGCTGATCGGCGCGACTGTCATCAACGCCGCGCGACGCAGAACGTCCCGACGCGCGATGGCGTACGAGTCGCTTCCGGCGGCGATTCTGACGGCGTTCCTGCTCGCGCATGGGTTCTATGCGCTGTCCGAATCCCGAACGCCCGTCGATACGGTTCGCGTCGCCATCGTGCCGGGCAACATCCCGCAGGGCGAGCGCTGGTCGCGCGAGCTCCTCGAGTCCAACTTCGACGACTATCTCGCCCTCATGGGCAAGGCGGGCGACGCGCGAATCGATCTCCTGGCTCTTCCAGAGACGTCGCTACTGCTGCCGTACCTCGACCCGCGGCAGCAGGAACGCGTGACGGCGCTGCTGCGAGAGAAGCAGATGCCCTTGCTGTTCGGCACGCCCAGAGTGTCGCGACGCGGCACGTTGCGGGAGGGTTACAACGCGGCGGTACTGCTCGATGCGAACGGGCAGTTCGTCGATGAGTACTACAAACAGCATCTGGTCCCGTTCGGAGAGTACGTGCCTCTGCGCGAGTACCTGCCGAAGTTCCTCGTCGAGGACGTGATCGGGGTCGCCGACTACAACTTCGGCAAGCAGTCGAACGTCCTGACCCTAGCGCGCGCGGATCGTCCCGCGATCCGTCTCGGCGTGCCCATCTGCTTCGAGTCGGTGTTCCCCAACATCAGTCGGGAGTTCGTCCGCAACGGGGCGAACGTGTTGGCGATCCTCACCAACGACGGCTGGTACGACGGAACCGCAGCCGCCGGGCAACACAACGCCTTCGCCGTCTTCCGCGCCATCGAAACGCGACGGGCGATCATACGGGCGGCGAATCGCGGCATCTCGTGCTTCGTCGAGCCGACGGGCAGGATCCGACCTCAGCGTGTCCTTCCGCACGACCAGGCGAGTATGATTGTGGACGACGTGCCGTTGTTCGATGGCATGACGGTGTATTCGCGGTGGGGCGACTGGGTGTCGATGGCGACGGCGATCACCACGGCGCTGTTGTTCGGGCTCCGAGCGTTTCGGTTGCGGACGGCGACCCCGGCTGACCCACCGCCCACGAGCAAGGGGGAGGCAAGACGTGGCAAGTCCTCTCACGACTGA